A segment of the Marinomonas posidonica IVIA-Po-181 genome:
GGTCTAATGTGTAATAAAAACTGGGACTCTTAATAAAGCCGACTTTTTCATATAGAGCTTGTGCTGGTAAGTTCTTTGCTGAGGTTTCTAGCATTAACCCTCGTGCGCTAGTTTGTTGAGCTAGCGATTTGGCTGCCTCTATTAATTTTTCTGCAATACCTTGTTTTCTATAGCTTTCGTCAACAAATAGGTCGTTTAAAAGCCAGAGCTTTTTCATGCCGGTTGAGGTGAAAAGTGGGTAGAGCTGAACAAACCCTGCTATCTCTTTATTCTGCTTGCCCGTTTCAGCGATAAAAATAATGGACTCCTGTTGCTCCATGCGAGCCTTTATAAAGTCGGTGGCTAATACTGTGTTATTTTCGCATTGATAAAAGTGTCTATATTGCTCAAACATTGAGACAACAGCTGCTAGGTCTTCTAATTCTGCTTGGCGAATGTTGATCACGGTAATATTTCCTTTTAGTAAAAAGAGTTTTGAGTACGTCTGGGTACACTGGTATAAATAAGAATATGCAAATCTGGTCCTTTTAAAAATAGCCAGAATGATTATAAAAAATAAGGCCAGATATCGAATGAAGTATGCTATTGCCAGTTTACGCTTATCCATAGAGGACGAAGGCGGACCTTACTACCAACAACTGATAAGTCAGATTCAGCAAGGCATTGCGTCTGGTGAATTGGCGGTTGGTGATAAGCTGCCCTCTTCGCGGCTACTGGCAACGTCTTTAGGGGTGTCCAGAAGCACCACATCCAGAGCTTATGATCAATTGATTGCGGAAGGCATTCTGGTCAGTGAATTAAAGCGTGGGGTATTTGTGGCCCCGCAATTGGCTTATCGAGCAGAGAGGAAGGTACCTCGAAGGGAGACGTCAACGCTGTCTAATAAAAACCATCTCGCACCTTCTCATAAGAGCCAATATGTTACATTTGATGCGGGTGTTGACGTTGAGGTTTTCCCCAGTAAAGAATGGGCGGCTAGTATGCGACGCAGCTGGCTTAAGCCGGATTATCATGTGATGCAAGGCGGTTATCTTACGGGCTACCCGCCGCTTAAAACGGCT
Coding sequences within it:
- a CDS encoding GNAT family N-acetyltransferase, giving the protein MDKRKLAIAYFIRYLALFFIIILAIFKRTRFAYSYLYQCTQTYSKLFLLKGNITVINIRQAELEDLAAVVSMFEQYRHFYQCENNTVLATDFIKARMEQQESIIFIAETGKQNKEIAGFVQLYPLFTSTGMKKLWLLNDLFVDESYRKQGIAEKLIEAAKSLAQQTSARGLMLETSAKNLPAQALYEKVGFIKSPSFYYTLDL